A single window of Zea mays cultivar B73 chromosome 10, Zm-B73-REFERENCE-NAM-5.0, whole genome shotgun sequence DNA harbors:
- the LOC100282954 gene encoding uncharacterized protein LOC100282954 (The RefSeq protein has 1 substitution compared to this genomic sequence): protein MKRYGLQLRTKPPSSSSSRAPPPPARPLAAFADDDDDDVEAEILRQAAKKRSLQKVEEQQKKAMEEDPSVYAYDELYDEMKEKEARPKMQDKVVRESKYIAQLKEKAELRKREQDIIYERKLQKERSKEDHLFGDKDKFVTSAYRKKLEEQQKWLEEERVRQLREEKEDVTKKKDLSDFYFGLVKNVAFGAQTHDNTKSGHPLKADNKPEDTNTSSLDAEASEPSPKRRRESSIESERTKSMDVEEPSASRMRDSTVAASTEKNAADVSSHAKEIPQNIQPAKVTDDHYKRSDGALAAARARALARKKAKDQQL from the exons ATGAAGAGGTACGGACTGCAGCTCCGCACGAAGCCGCCATCGTCCTCGTCGTCACGCGCGCCGCCACCTCCCGCCCGGCCCCTGGCGGCCTTcgccgacgacgatgacgatgatgtgGAGGCAGAAATCCTCCGCCAGGCGGCCAAGAAGCGCTCCCTCCAGAAG GTTGAGGAGCAGCAAAAGAAGGCCATGGAGGAGGATCCCTCGGTGTACGCCTACGACGAGCTGTACGACGAAATGAAAGAGAAGGAAGCCCGCCCTAAGATGCAGGATAAGGTCGTCCGCGAG TCAAAGTATATTGCACAACTTAAGGAAAAAGCAGAGCTACGCAAACGAGAACAAGATATAATATACGAGAGGAAGCTTCAGAAAGAGAGAAGCAAGGAGGACCACCTTTTTGGGGACAAGGATAAATTTGTAACATCAGCCTACAGGAAGAAACTTGAGGAGCAGCAAAAGTGGCTTGAAGAAGAAAGAGTGAGGCAGCTTCGAGAAGAAAAGGAAGAT GTAACTAAAAAGAAAGACCTGAGTGATTTTTACTTTGGGCTTGTGAAGAATGTTGCTTTCGGTGCACAGACACATGATAACACAAAATCTGGTCACCCTCTAAAGGCGGACAATAAACCTGAGGATACAAATACTAGTAGCCTTGATGCTGAAGCCTCTGAACCTTCTCCAAAGCGTAGAAGAGAATCCAGTATAGAATCAGAGAGGACTAAGAGTATGGATATGGAAGAGCCGTCGGCAAGTCGAATGAGGGATTCAACAGTTGCTGCATCTACTGAGAAAAATGCTGCTGATGTTTCATCACATGCTAAAGAGATCCCACAAAACATTCAGCCAGCAAAGGTTACTGATGATCACTACAAGAGAAGTGATGGCGCACTTGCTGCTGCTAGAGCGCGAGCACTGGCCCGAAAGAAAGCGAAGGACCAGCAATTGTGA
- the LOC100282954 gene encoding uncharacterized protein isoform X1, whose translation MKRYGLQLRTKPPSSSSSRAPPPPARPLAAFADDDDDDVEAEILRQAAKKRSLQKVEEQQKKAMEEDPSVYAYDELYDEMKEKEARPKMQDKVVRESKYIAQLKEKAELRKREQDIIYERKLQKERSKEDHLFGDKDKFVTSAYRKKLEEQQKWLEEERVRQLREEKEDVTKKKDLSDFYFGLVKNVAFGAQTHDNTKSGHPLKADNKPEDTNTSSLDAEASEPSPKRRRESSIESERTKSMDMEEPSASRMRDSTVAASTEKNAADVSSHAKEIPQNIQPAKVTDDHYKRSDGALAAARARALARKKAKDQQL comes from the exons ATGAAGAGGTACGGACTGCAGCTCCGCACGAAGCCGCCATCGTCCTCGTCGTCACGCGCGCCGCCACCTCCCGCCCGGCCCCTGGCGGCCTTcgccgacgacgatgacgatgatgtgGAGGCAGAAATCCTCCGCCAGGCGGCCAAGAAGCGCTCCCTCCAGAAG GTTGAGGAGCAGCAAAAGAAGGCCATGGAGGAGGATCCCTCGGTGTACGCCTACGACGAGCTGTACGACGAAATGAAAGAGAAGGAAGCCCGCCCTAAGATGCAGGATAAGGTCGTCCGCGAG TCAAAGTATATTGCACAACTTAAGGAAAAAGCAGAGCTACGCAAACGAGAACAAGATATAATATACGAGAGGAAGCTTCAGAAAGAGAGAAGCAAGGAGGACCACCTTTTTGGGGACAAGGATAAATTTGTAACATCAGCCTACAGGAAGAAACTTGAGGAGCAGCAAAAGTGGCTTGAAGAAGAAAGAGTGAGGCAGCTTCGAGAAGAAAAGGAAGAT GTAACTAAAAAGAAAGACCTGAGTGATTTTTACTTTGGGCTTGTGAAGAATGTTGCTTTCGGTGCACAGACACATGATAACACAAAATCTGGTCACCCTCTAAAGGCGGACAATAAACCTGAGGATACAAATACTAGTAGCCTTGATGCTGAAGCCTCTGAACCTTCTCCAAAGCGTAGAAGAGAATCCAGTATAGAATCAGAGAGGACTAAGAGTATGGATATGGAAGAGCCGTCGGCAAGTCGAATGAGGGATTCAACAGTTGCTGCATCTACTGAGAAAAATGCTGCTGATGTTTCATCACATGCTAAAGAGATCCCACAAAACATTCAGCCAGCAAAGGTTACTGATGATCACTACAAGAGAAGTGATGGCGCACTTGCTGCTGCTAGAGCGCGAGCACTGGCCCGAAAGAAAGCGAAGGACCAGCAATTGTGA